The nucleotide window CCTGACACCCAATGGAAAAGAGTCCCCGAACCGTTTCGGAGACTCTTTTTTATTCTTCAATTAAATTTAGGACGGGAACTTCTTGTTCATGGTCCGGGTCCTTCCTTGCATATATCCGTGCCATTTTTGTCGTTTCATCCACGTGTTGAATAATGACAGGGGCCCCTTCATACGACACATTAATAACCTCTGCGGATTCGACGATTTCC belongs to Neobacillus sp. OS1-2 and includes:
- a CDS encoding H-type small acid-soluble spore protein; its protein translation is MNIGRAKEIVESAEVINVSYEGAPVIIQHVDETTKMARIYARKDPDHEQEVPVLNLIEE